From the Kiloniellales bacterium genome, the window CCCACCTGGTCAACTTCGCCGACCCGGAGATCCGCAGCTTCGTCAGCGGCAACTTCGACATCCTTCAGCTCAACCTGGTCGGCGCGCGCGAGGTCGTCGACTTCGATGGCGAGGCGCTGGAGGAACGTGCGTTAGCTCGCAAGTGGGGCATCCGTTTTACCCCGACCACGATGTTCTTCCCGAATGACCCGGAGGCGGTTGCCGGCCGCCCAGGCCAGACGGCCGAGGTCGCGCGCATGCCCGGGTACTTCCGGCCGCTGCACTTCCTCGCGATGTACCGCTTCGTCCAGGAAAGGGCCTACGAGACGACCAGCTTCAACGCCTATCTGCAGCGGGCATCCGGCGGCTGAAGGGCACGGCAAGACGCCGGGCCCGAGGGGCCCTCGGGCGCCATCTCCCCTGTCCAAACATATTCGATTATGATAAAATATCTGGAATGAATGAGTTGGGCTGTCCGGCGCTTGCGGGCGGCCGATGACAGACCCCCGATGGAGAGTCCCAAGGAGCCTGTTGCATGACTGACCGAAAGCCGAAAGCGTCCAGGCTTCCGGCCTCGCCCGAGCGGCGACGTTTCCTGCTGGCCGGCGCCGCCGGTGGCGGTCTCGCCTCGGCCGGCGCCTTGGTCGGCGCGGCCGCGGCCGCCAGCAACCCCGAGAATCTGCCGCCTAACGTCGCCGACTGGTCGCGCTACCTGGGCAGCGGTGTCGACGCCCAGCCCTATGGCGTGCCTTCGGAGCACGAGGCGCACGTGATCCGGCGCAACGTCCCCTGGCTCACCGCGACCCCGGAATCCTCGGTCAACTTCACGCCCTTGCACGAGTTGGACGGCTTCGTCACCCCCAACGGCCTCTGCTTCGAGCGGCATCACGGCGGCGTCGCCGAGATCGACCCGGCGGACCACCGATTGATGATCCACGGCCTGGTCGAGAAGCCGCTGATCTTCACGATGGCGGACATCAAACGCTTCCCCCAGGAGAACCGCTTCCACTTCCTGGAGTGCGCCGCGAACGGCGGCATGGAGTGGCGCGGCGCGCAGCTCAATGGGGTGCAGTACACCCACGGCATGGTCCACTGCGTGCAGTACACCGGGGTCCCGCTGAAGCTGCTGCTGCAGGAAGCCGGCCTTAGGACCAGCGGCACCTGGATCCTGGCCGAGGGCGCGGATTCGGCAGGGATGTCGCGCTCGATCCCGATCGAGAAAGCGCTGGACGATTGCCTGGTCGCCTATTCCATGAACGGCGAGCGCCTGCGCCCTGAACAGGGCTATCCCCTGCGCTTGGTCGTCCCCGGCTGGGAAGGCAACATGTGGGTCAAGTGGCTGCGCCGGATCGAGGTCGGCGACGCCGCATGGTACCACCGCGAGGAGACCTCGAAGTACACCGATCTGCTGCCGGACGGACGGGCCTACAAGTTCACCTGGACCATGGAGGCCAAGTCGGTGATCACCTCGCCTTGCCCCGAGATGCCGATGACCGACACCGGGGCCCACGTCATCAAGGGCCTGGCCTGGTCGGGCAACGGCCGGATCAAGCGGGTCGACGTCTCCCTGGACGGCGGCAAGAACTGGCGGACGGCCAGGCTGCACGGCCCGGTGCTGCCGAAGTGCCTGACCCGCTTCACACTGGACTGGGTCTGGGACGGCAAGCCAGCCCTGCTGCAGAGCCGCTGCATCGACGAGACCGGCTACGTGCAGCCCGAGATCGCCGCCCTGCAGAAGGTCCGCGGCGTGAACTCCATCTACCACAACCACGCGATCCAGACGTGGCTGGTGAACGAAAGCGGCGAGGTCGAAAATGTGCGCTTGGGCTAGACGGCTTGGCGGCTTCGCCGCCCTCGGACTCGGCGTGGCGCTCGCCGCTTCGGTCGCCTGGGCCGAGCCCGGCGGCTTCGGGCTCGGCCGCGTGGCCACGCCGGAAGAGATCGCCGGCTGGGACGTCGACGTCCGCCCCGACGGCACCGGGCTGCCGCCTGGCTCGGGCTCGGTCGAGCAGGGCGAGGCGATCTACCTGGAGCGCTGCGCCGCCTGCCATGGCGAGTTCGGCGAAGGGGCCGGCCGCTACCCGGTCCTGATGGGCGGCTTCGAAAGCCTTCAAGAGGACCGGCCCGAGAAGACCATCGGCAGCTACTGGCCCTATGCCAGCACGATCTGGGACTACGTCCAGCGCGCCATGCCCTTCGGCGAGGCCCGCTCGCTGAGCGCCGACGAGACCTACGCGGTGACCGCCTTCCTGCTCTACCTCAACGAGGTCGTCGAGGACGACTTCGTGCTCAACCGGGAGAACTTCACCGAGGTGCGACTGCCCAACGAGGACGGCTTCTTCCTGCGCAACGGTTCCGACCTGCCCAGTGGCGAGGAGCCTTGCATGAAGGACTGCAAGGCCGCGGTTGAGGTCATCGGCCGAGCGCGCACGCTCGACGTGACGCCTGAGGACGAGCAGCAGGCGATCGAATAGGCTCAAGCGCCTCGGTCGACTCGGATCGGACCTGAGGTTTCGGGGAAAATTCCGGGTTCAGTCCGCGGCGGCCGCCACAAGCTGCTTGGCGCGGCTGCGGGGTTTGTTGCCTGCGCAGTAGATCCGGTAGAGCACGCCGATCACCTCCTCCACGTCGCGGCTCGCTAGGCTATAGTAGATCGCCTTACCTTCGCGTCGGGTAGTGACCAGGTTTTCCTCGCGCAGCACCGCAAGCTGTTGAGAAAGGGTCGGCTGGCGGATTCCGAGGCTGGCCTCCAGATCGCTGACGCTGCGCTCACCTTGCGAGAGCAGGCAGAGGATTGTCAAACGGTTCCGATTGGCCAGGGCCTTGAGGAAATCAGCGGCCCGCTCGGCGTTGTCCGCCAGCGCTTCCATATCCTTCTCCTTGAGATCAGCCATGATCGCCTTTCGCCTTAAAGCACCTTCACCCCTGGGCCGTCACCTGCCGGCCAATTCTCGCCGGCCACCGGGAATTCAGACTGCATTTCATTTCATTGCGGCAGAATTATAGCCCGGATCGGGAGGGCGCGTCAGCCATCGTCGGGCTTCCCAGACGAACCGCCGAACCGCTGGACGGCGCGTCTGACCCTAGACTCGGTCACCGGCGCCCGCAACTTCCAGCGGAGCGGAGAGGCGATTGGCCAAGCCCTCGACGCGGCGCCTGAGGTCTGCTTCGATGTAAGTGGTTGGCAGCCGTCAAGGAAGCAAATCGTGTCCCGAACCGAACTCCGGGGGCCTGTGTGGCCAAGCCCCGCTCGTTGTGGCTTCAAGGTCCGATGGCGGAACCGGTAATGCCGGAGCTCCCCATCCCCCTGCTGATGGCCGGCCTCGGTTTCGCGATCGGGGCCGCCTTCGGGGCGACCGCGCGCTTGGCCGAGTTCTGCACCCTGGGGGCGATCGCCGATGCCTTTCTGGCGGCCGACCGGCGGCGCCTGCGCAGCTGGCTGCTGGCGATCGTGGTTGCCGCCATGGCCAGCCAGGCGATGGATTCGGCGGGCTGGATCGACCTCCGGGACTCGATCTATCTGACCAGCGACCTGCCCTGGCTCGGCGCTGTCCTTGGCGGCCTCTGCTTCGGCTTTGGTATGGCGCTGGTTGGGACCTGCGGCTATGGCGCCCTGATCCGGCTGGGCGGCGGCGATCTGCGCTACCTAGTGGTGGCCGTGGTCCTGGGTGTTGCCGCCTACATGACGCTGGGCGGGATTCTCGGGGTCTTCCGGGTCGGTGTGATTGAGGCCACCAACCTCGAGCTGGCTGCTGACAGCCAGGGCCTGGTCGACCTGCTCGTCGCGGCCACGGGGCTCTCCACGGGCGGCCTGCGCTGGCCGGTTGTCGGCGTGGTCGCTGCCGGCCTCCTGCTCTACTGCTTTGCCGATCCGGGCTTCCGGCAATCCCGGCCGGCGGTCATCGGCGGCGCCCTGATGGGCCTGCTGGTCGCCGCCGGCTGGTTCGCCACCGGCGTTCTCGGCGCTGACGACTTCGACCCGGCGCCATTGCGCTCGCTTACCTTCGTCACGCCGATCGGCGACGCGTTGCTCTACCTCATGACCTTCACCGGCTCGACCATCGATTTCGGCATCGGCTCGGTGGCCGGCGTGATCGTCGGCGCCTTTCTCGCCAATCGGGCCAAGGGGACGCTCCGGCTGGAAGGCTTCGACGGCAGGCGGGAGCTACTGCGCCACCTCTGTGGAGCCACATTGATGGGCTTCGGCGGGGTCACTGCGCTGGGCTGTACCGTCGGCCAGGGGATCACCGCCATGTCGACCCTCGCGCTGTCCGGCCCTCTGGCGCTGGCCGCGATCTTCTTGGGCGCCTATCTCGGCCTCCGCTTCCTAGAGACTGGGCGGCTCTGGCGCCGGATCTCGGCCTTATCCGCTCGCTAACGGCGTCGGCATACCCCAAAAAAGCAGCGGGAGCCTTGGAGCCGAAAGTCATCGCGCCCTCAATAATGGGGACGCAAGGGAACGGTGTTTGCTCGCGACATTTGGAGGGTTCTAAGCTTGTTCCAGCGGAAAACCAACGGGAGGCCCGTCATGAAGATCAGAACTCTAATTCCGGCGGTTGGCCTGGTGCTTGCTGTTGCACTCAGCGCCGGCCTGGTTGCCGTCGCCGGCACGCAAGAAAAGATGAAGGTCGCTTATCATCTATCGGAAGAAGGCAAGGTTGGCTTCGTCCTCAACAACATTCGCAACCATCTCAAGGGTGTGGGAGGCCCCGCGAACGTGGACATCGTCCTCGTCGTGCACGGCCCGGCGCTCAAGGCCTTCCACGACATTCAGGCCGAATCAACCGTCCTGGAGCGAATGCAATCTCTGCTGAAGGAAGGGGTCTCTTTCAACGCCTGCGGCAATACGATGCGCGCGCAGGGCGTTGAAACCAAAGATTTGCTGCCCGGCTTCGTCCGCGTCGACCAAGGTGGCGTCGTTCGCCTCGCCGAGCTGCAGTCGGAAGGTTATGTTTACCTTCGGCCGTGAAAAACACCGGTCATATTGGTACCGCCGTTAGCTCCGAGTCGCGAACCTCCTCGTCGCTGGTTTAGGCCATTTCGAGACCGGCAACTCAAATGGATCCTTGTCAATTCTGCCCGCTTTTCCCAGTTGGTTGTTGGGAAGTTACGGCAGCTAAGAGGCCTGTCTCAAAATGCGATAGTCGTCTGCTGTTGCCTATCTTTCCCCGTCACGGCCTGCCTGCCAAACGACCTGTTGACCCTTCATAGCCGACATTCGCAACCTTGATCGCGAACGGCTCTTTAGGGTCGATGCTAGCCATTCGGTGTGGCTGGGATGCGCCGTGCTGGCATTCTCACCGTGGCCCAAACAGGGCCGCACCACTAGATAGACGCGACACGACCGTTCAGCAGGTAAAGTTGGTTACGGGGGCAGGATTTGAACCTGCGACCTTCAGGTTATGAGCCTAATGGGCTGGCTCCTACCTGGAGTTACTAGGGATTAGAATTGCGGGCTCTGCCGGGCGGCCGACTAACGCTCCTATCACTGAGTCGTCTAGCAAACAAGAACCGCAAACCAAATTGCAAACGAACTCTGCGTCACCACACAGATTCGGAAAAGACTCGACGAATCAATAGAAGCCCGTATCCCTTGGAATCAATACACTCCAGCACTTGTCAGTACAGAGCATCATACCAATTAGCAAACTCGAAAACCGTTGTACGCTTGCACGTACCGTGGGTTCGAATCCCACGCCCTCCGCCATATTTCAATAGCTTAATCGGCCCCAGCGTCTGAAGTCGACGAGTAAGGGGCGGTCTTATCGCGAAGCGATGGCCCCGGCCGCGCCCGCCACCGCACCGGCGGCAGCCCGGTTGATCCATTTCTGTGCAGACCGTGCAGATACGAGCTTTTTGGCACGCTCCGCGGCCGCCGCATAGCCGATCAAGACCAGTCCCCAGACTGCGATGATCACCCCGCTCAGTTGCAAAGCCGCGCTCCAAGACAAAGCCGCCACGTCGAGGACGGCCGGCAACAGTGCAACGTAGAAGCCGATGGCCTTCGGATTGCCGAGCGGAAGAAGCGTACCAAGCCCCACCAGTCTCCACCGCTCCCCTTCAGGTGCGCTCGGAGGAATCTCGAAAGGCTCGGACACCCACAGTCTGTACGCAAGGTAGAGCGGTTAGGCGACACCGAGCCACTTGATGACGGCAAACATCGGTCCCAGGGTCGCCGCCAAGGCTGCAAGGCCGGCGACGGCCAGGGCGAAGAGAAGGAGGTCGCCAAACACAAGTCCCACGAAAAACGGCAGCGTTCGGCGCAGCCCGGTTGCAGCGCCTTTCGCCATCACCGCGGCGGTCGCCGGCCCCGGCAAAATTGAGTCGGCGGCGAACACCAGTGCAAAGGCGAGGAGGTACTCAACCTCCAAGGCGGTCCTCCTCTGCCGAGGCGCTTGCGGTGCACGACGTCCGAAGTTCACGCTGACGGCGCAGACGGTCAGGTCGAGCCGAAGTCAAAGGACTGCCGTTTGGACCACCTGGGCCGTGAGCCGTGACCGGACGCATTTCTATGCCAAAGCGGCCGCCCGGTTGGACGGGGCGCCGTGCCGTCAGGGCGCACCCCAGATGTCGTCGTAGAGAACCGTGTTATCGCGCGGGTTCCGCATGGCGTCGCGGTGGCTGGCGGCCTGCGCCCGGGCTCGCCGAAAGATGTCGGCGGTGAAGAAAACGCCCACGAGGAGGACTGTGTGACCGATCACACTCGATCCAAAGGCCATCGCCGACCCGACCCAGATCGTGAACACGGTGGACCACATGTAAGAGAGGATGAGCATGTACTGAAAGCGGACCATTTTCGGCAGTCCGCTCAGCGGGTTCTGCTTGGGATCCATCACTAATCTAAAAAACTGGCGCAGCATCTCTTCATATCCTTTCGCGATTTCCATTGCCTACGTGAAATCTGACGGTCAGGATCACGGCAGCCCAGAGCCGAGCCTCGCGGCTGGGGCTCGGGTCAGAATATAGGAATTTTATCCTTGAGCCCTGCGGTTGTTCGCTTGGGTGTTGAACCGCGGCTCTCAGGACGCAGCGGGGGCCGTCTTCGCTGCGCGAAACGACAGTCGCCGGGGCCGGAAGGCCGATATCCGCTCGATGTCGGCCCCGGCACGAGAAGCGGCGGTCGCGGAGTGCGGATGACGTCGGCCGCCGCTCTGATCCAAGGTCGCCCCCGCACAAGCCAGTGATTCACTGTCATGAAAAGCCGGGGACGGTGTGTCCGCTGCACCCGTCGAGTTGCCGCGCCGCCTCTGCGCGAGGCCGGGAGTGACGTGTGATCCGGGCCCAATTCGATCGCGTATTGTGGTCGAATTAACGCGGGCCCAGTACCGCGCAGGTGCCTAACGCAGCATCCGAGGCTACTTGTTGGCGTTGCTGGGCTGCCATGACATGCCGAAACAATGGTCGAAGTCATCACAGCGCCGGAAACGACCCCTGACGAAATGGGCGACCTGCTCGTCGCGGTGGCGGAACGGAAGGACCGGGCGGCATTCGTGCGTTTGTTCGAATATTTCGCGCCGCGGGTGAAGAGCTACTTGACGCGTCTGGGGGCGGGCGACAGTCAGTCGGAAGACCTGGTGCAGGAGGTGATGCTGACGGTCTGGCGGAAAGCATGGCAGTACGATCCCAAGAAGGCGCGGGCCACCACCTGGATCTTCACGATTGCGCGGAACAAGCGCATCGACGCGATCCGTCGGGAACGACGCCCCGAATTGGATCCGAACGATCCGGCCTTGGTGCCTGATCCGGAGGTCATCCCGGACGAAGCTGCCTCCGCCGGTGAATGGAGAGCTTTGATCCGGCAAGCGATCGCGCAGGTGCCGGCTGAACAGGCGACGATCTTGAGGCTCCATTTCTTCGAGGAGAAGACGCAAGACGCCATCGCCAAGGAATTGGGTCTGCCATTGGGCACCGTGAAATCGCGGATACGCCTCGCGATGAGGAAACTCCGCCGCAACCTGGAAGAACTGAGGTAATGCCGCACCATCACCCATCCGAAGAGATGCTGCTGCGCTACGCGGCAGGGAGCGCGAGTGAGCCTTTGGGGTTGCTCGTCGCGACGCACATGGCGCTATGCCCGGATTGCCGGCGCGTCCACGCAGCTTACGAGAGCCTCGGAGGCGATGAACTGGAAGGTCAGCGGCCTTCCGCCCTCAGGAGCGATAGCCTGGCGCGCGTTCTCGAGAAGCTTGACGCGCCTGCGGCAACAGCCTTCGATGTCTCGGGCCAACTTGCCGTCGCGACGAGGCGCCACGTCGACATCAGGCTGCCGCAGCCGCTGCGCGACTACATCGCCGGCCCCCTCGAGGGCCTCGATTGGCGAAAAAGGGGCGGCATCGCCGAAGCCAGCGTGTTCGGGGACGGCCCTGACCTTCGGGTCCGGCTGATGCGCATAGAGCCGGGGACGGCGGTTCCCCGGCATGGGCACGGGGGAATGGAATACACTCTGGTGCTGACGGGCGGGTTCAGCGACGCATCCGGCCATTACACGCGCGGCGACGTCGCCATCGCGGATCCCACGACACAGCACCGGCCTGTGGCCGACCCGGTCGAGGACTGCATCTGCCTGACCGTGACCGAAGGCAGCGTCCGCTTCACCAGCCCGATCACCCGGCTGCTGAGCCCCATTCTCCGCCCCTGAAGCCCCTTAGGAACCACGTGGCATTGATGGGCTGCGAAGTTGTGACGGCGCTGCGAGGGCGGCATCAATGACAGTTTCGGATCGGCCACCGTCATGAAGTTTGTCTGCGACGCTCCGGACAAGAAGACCTGGTTCCGCTTCGAAACCGAGGCCGAGGCCGAGCAGGAGTCGACGCTGATGGGTCACGCGGTCGCGAAGCATTTCCGGCGCGAAAGGGAGAAGGCAGTCGCCCGTTACGAACCTGACTCGGCGACATTCATAGAGCAGAATATCGGATTGGAGGCACACGTTCAGCGCGAGATGCCGCTCTTTCTGACGCTGAGGGATTCGCAGGGCGGTGGTTTGGCAACGGCGATGCTTCCGCCATGCGGTCGTGATGATCCTGCATTCAGGATCATTGTCGTCGGCGTGGAAAATGCCGACCCCTACCCGGCGCATGACTCCGCGATCGAAGCGCTCGGCACACACTACGGGCTCAGCCTTGATCGGTCGCGGTGTTATCCATATCGGAACTAGCGAGTTCTTTGGACTGCGATTCGGCAGTCAGCCTCTCATGCGGGGCGCAAAACCGAAGCGCATTCAGGCATGCGTAGCGCGGCGACGTCTTCATCGCCAGCGAGCGATCTCGCGGCGAGCCCTGTGCCGATTCACGCTTGATTGAAGACGCGCTCTGCGGGGCAGCCGGCTCGGCGGGTTCTATCTGGGCGCCATCAAGATCTCGGCCGTTCAGGCTGTGATGAGCGGAAAGCTCACGCCGAGCGCCCAAGCCAGAATCAGACCGAGCGCAAGTCCGGTGGCCATCGGGTTGCCGGTTCTCTGGCCTACGAAGGCGCCCATCAGCCCGAAGACGAGGAAAAACAGAACAATGACGGGCAGGATGAGCAAAAGGAAAAACAACCTTTCGAAATCCAACGCCACGGCAAGGCCGAGAGAGGCGAGGAAGGCGAGCCGGGCAAAGATCCGGCGCCAGAGGCGCGCGCGCCCCGCCTCTGTCAGCAGGCCGTCCGCCAACATGAAAGGCACCGCGCCAAGCGTCATCGCGAGAATGATTGGGATCCGCCCCGCATGCGGCACGAAGCTCGCCGCGTAGCGGTCGAGCGCCAGGCCGAATACGCCGAGACCGAAGACCAAAAGCGCGACACTCGGAAGGAGGGCGGGACGCCCGAAACCGATGCCGCGACGATGGAGGACGGCAAGCGCGATCACAC encodes:
- a CDS encoding thioredoxin family protein codes for the protein MMLTRRRLVQTTLGTAAGAALLRPWQRALGETEEPRLNDDGLYEQPFFVQSFLDLAEDLETAADAGKRFAVMWELKGCPYCKETHLVNFADPEIRSFVSGNFDILQLNLVGAREVVDFDGEALEERALARKWGIRFTPTTMFFPNDPEAVAGRPGQTAEVARMPGYFRPLHFLAMYRFVQERAYETTSFNAYLQRASGG
- the soxC gene encoding sulfite dehydrogenase, with protein sequence MTDRKPKASRLPASPERRRFLLAGAAGGGLASAGALVGAAAAASNPENLPPNVADWSRYLGSGVDAQPYGVPSEHEAHVIRRNVPWLTATPESSVNFTPLHELDGFVTPNGLCFERHHGGVAEIDPADHRLMIHGLVEKPLIFTMADIKRFPQENRFHFLECAANGGMEWRGAQLNGVQYTHGMVHCVQYTGVPLKLLLQEAGLRTSGTWILAEGADSAGMSRSIPIEKALDDCLVAYSMNGERLRPEQGYPLRLVVPGWEGNMWVKWLRRIEVGDAAWYHREETSKYTDLLPDGRAYKFTWTMEAKSVITSPCPEMPMTDTGAHVIKGLAWSGNGRIKRVDVSLDGGKNWRTARLHGPVLPKCLTRFTLDWVWDGKPALLQSRCIDETGYVQPEIAALQKVRGVNSIYHNHAIQTWLVNESGEVENVRLG
- a CDS encoding cytochrome c, producing the protein MCAWARRLGGFAALGLGVALAASVAWAEPGGFGLGRVATPEEIAGWDVDVRPDGTGLPPGSGSVEQGEAIYLERCAACHGEFGEGAGRYPVLMGGFESLQEDRPEKTIGSYWPYASTIWDYVQRAMPFGEARSLSADETYAVTAFLLYLNEVVEDDFVLNRENFTEVRLPNEDGFFLRNGSDLPSGEEPCMKDCKAAVEVIGRARTLDVTPEDEQQAIE
- a CDS encoding metalloregulator ArsR/SmtB family transcription factor — translated: MADLKEKDMEALADNAERAADFLKALANRNRLTILCLLSQGERSVSDLEASLGIRQPTLSQQLAVLREENLVTTRREGKAIYYSLASRDVEEVIGVLYRIYCAGNKPRSRAKQLVAAAAD
- a CDS encoding YeeE/YedE family protein — its product is MPELPIPLLMAGLGFAIGAAFGATARLAEFCTLGAIADAFLAADRRRLRSWLLAIVVAAMASQAMDSAGWIDLRDSIYLTSDLPWLGAVLGGLCFGFGMALVGTCGYGALIRLGGGDLRYLVVAVVLGVAAYMTLGGILGVFRVGVIEATNLELAADSQGLVDLLVAATGLSTGGLRWPVVGVVAAGLLLYCFADPGFRQSRPAVIGGALMGLLVAAGWFATGVLGADDFDPAPLRSLTFVTPIGDALLYLMTFTGSTIDFGIGSVAGVIVGAFLANRAKGTLRLEGFDGRRELLRHLCGATLMGFGGVTALGCTVGQGITAMSTLALSGPLALAAIFLGAYLGLRFLETGRLWRRISALSAR
- a CDS encoding DsrE family protein yields the protein MKIRTLIPAVGLVLAVALSAGLVAVAGTQEKMKVAYHLSEEGKVGFVLNNIRNHLKGVGGPANVDIVLVVHGPALKAFHDIQAESTVLERMQSLLKEGVSFNACGNTMRAQGVETKDLLPGFVRVDQGGVVRLAELQSEGYVYLRP
- a CDS encoding sigma-70 family RNA polymerase sigma factor — translated: MVEVITAPETTPDEMGDLLVAVAERKDRAAFVRLFEYFAPRVKSYLTRLGAGDSQSEDLVQEVMLTVWRKAWQYDPKKARATTWIFTIARNKRIDAIRRERRPELDPNDPALVPDPEVIPDEAASAGEWRALIRQAIAQVPAEQATILRLHFFEEKTQDAIAKELGLPLGTVKSRIRLAMRKLRRNLEELR
- a CDS encoding ChrR family anti-sigma-E factor — its product is MPHHHPSEEMLLRYAAGSASEPLGLLVATHMALCPDCRRVHAAYESLGGDELEGQRPSALRSDSLARVLEKLDAPAATAFDVSGQLAVATRRHVDIRLPQPLRDYIAGPLEGLDWRKRGGIAEASVFGDGPDLRVRLMRIEPGTAVPRHGHGGMEYTLVLTGGFSDASGHYTRGDVAIADPTTQHRPVADPVEDCICLTVTEGSVRFTSPITRLLSPILRP